A stretch of Pseudomonas sp. CCC3.1 DNA encodes these proteins:
- a CDS encoding LysR family transcriptional regulator, with translation MDIKQLKFLIALDETRHFGQAAARCHITQPTLSMRLRSLEQELDLQLVNRGQRFESFTAPGERVLAWARTVLAAYDGLQAEAAAWRGNLIGTLRLGVVPLSSFDPLPLLQRLHHEHPELRFELSALSSEQILEQLASNQLDVGVSYLDRLDHERFDSQALGETRMGLLYDQRHFDFGEQPLSWEALIELPLGLLSGGMHFRQSIDHNFHSRGLTPHPLLQTDAVHQLLQAVHGGFCCAVMPLEGGLQALTDDLRLHPIEDAKTLARLGLIMRREAPRSALAEACFALYQKSLNPS, from the coding sequence ATGGACATCAAGCAACTGAAATTCCTCATTGCCCTCGATGAAACCCGGCATTTCGGTCAGGCCGCTGCCCGTTGCCATATCACTCAGCCCACCTTGTCGATGCGCTTGCGCAGCCTTGAGCAGGAACTTGACCTGCAACTGGTCAATCGCGGTCAGCGCTTCGAAAGCTTTACCGCCCCCGGCGAACGCGTGCTGGCCTGGGCCCGAACGGTGCTGGCCGCCTACGATGGCTTGCAGGCCGAAGCCGCCGCCTGGCGCGGCAATCTGATCGGCACATTGCGTCTGGGCGTGGTGCCACTGTCGAGCTTTGATCCGCTGCCTTTATTGCAACGCCTGCATCACGAACACCCTGAATTGCGCTTTGAGTTATCCGCACTCAGCTCCGAGCAGATCCTTGAACAACTGGCCAGCAACCAGTTGGACGTGGGGGTGTCGTATCTGGACCGCCTCGACCATGAGCGCTTCGACTCCCAAGCGCTGGGTGAAACCCGCATGGGGCTACTTTACGACCAACGGCACTTTGACTTTGGTGAACAACCCTTGAGCTGGGAGGCATTGATTGAGCTGCCTCTGGGCCTGCTCAGCGGCGGCATGCACTTTCGTCAGTCCATCGATCACAACTTTCACAGCCGGGGCCTCACGCCGCATCCTTTGTTACAAACCGATGCCGTTCATCAACTTCTGCAAGCAGTGCACGGCGGCTTTTGCTGTGCGGTGATGCCCCTTGAGGGCGGGCTGCAAGCACTCACGGACGACTTGCGCCTGCACCCCATCGAAGACGCTAAAACCCTGGCGCGACTGGGTTTGATCATGCGCCGCGAAGCCCCGCGCTCGGCATTGGCTGAGGCCTGTTTTGCGCTGTACCAAAAATCACTCAATCCATCTTGA
- the fdhD gene encoding formate dehydrogenase accessory sulfurtransferase FdhD — translation MNAKRPLCAAPATTSPAPAASQTYHYVTLDHSSVAQTALAEEVALAIAYNGISQAVMLVTPTDLEDFIVGFSLGSGIIHHASEIYDLKLTGAGSAQYAHVEIASRAFWNLKQQRRQLAGTSGCGLCGVEAVEQALPDLNVLPGAPLPPAQWLDGLRQRISAFQPLGQHCGAVHAAVYMDGKGQLLMGREDIGRHNALDKLIGALVRQHIDLTGGAAIVTSRCSLELIQKVLRAGIQTLISLSSPTGLALQWARRHNLNLIHLPQKSAPRVYSPVQEIQP, via the coding sequence ATGAACGCCAAGCGCCCCCTGTGCGCGGCGCCCGCCACCACATCGCCCGCGCCAGCTGCCAGCCAGACCTATCACTACGTCACGCTCGACCACAGCAGCGTTGCACAAACGGCCCTGGCGGAAGAAGTCGCTCTGGCGATCGCCTATAACGGCATCAGCCAGGCCGTGATGCTGGTCACCCCCACCGACCTTGAAGACTTTATCGTCGGGTTCAGTCTGGGCAGCGGGATCATTCATCACGCCAGCGAAATCTACGATCTCAAGCTCACAGGTGCAGGCTCGGCGCAGTACGCGCACGTCGAAATTGCCAGTCGGGCGTTCTGGAACCTCAAACAGCAACGCCGACAACTCGCGGGCACCAGCGGCTGCGGTTTGTGTGGCGTCGAAGCGGTCGAGCAGGCGCTGCCCGACCTTAACGTACTGCCCGGCGCTCCCTTGCCGCCCGCTCAATGGCTCGACGGCTTGCGCCAGCGCATCAGCGCGTTTCAGCCGCTGGGCCAACACTGCGGCGCCGTGCATGCCGCTGTTTATATGGATGGCAAAGGCCAACTGCTGATGGGGCGCGAAGACATTGGCCGACACAACGCCCTCGATAAATTGATCGGTGCATTGGTGCGCCAGCACATCGACCTGACCGGCGGTGCCGCCATTGTCACCAGCCGTTGCAGCCTTGAACTGATTCAAAAAGTGTTGCGTGCCGGGATTCAAACCCTGATCAGCCTGTCCTCGCCTACGGGCCTGGCGCTGCAATGGGCCCGTCGCCACAACCTCAACCTTATTCATCTGCCGCAAAAAAGCGCGCCACGGGTGTACAGCCCGGTGCAGGAGATTCAGCCATGA